The sequence below is a genomic window from Babesia bigemina genome assembly Bbig001, chromosome : II.
CAGCGTTGAGAGTATGCGCGTGACCTCGCTGTGCAGATCCTGGATGTCGTTCATCATCTTGTCGCTGCGGAAAATGACAGCAAGCACACGCAATCCCACCTTCCTACAGCGAACGCTTCTTCGTAGAGTCGGTATATCCGAGCAGCGACGCCTTCAAGCGCATGGCGCAAACCCTCGGTGCTCACCGAGAGGCCGGATTCCGACGGTGACGCGAAGGCCGACGCGTTGCTATCCATACGCTCCAGTGACATGTACGGCGTTCTACCAGCCTCGTGGGACGTCCTGCTAGCTGCTCTAGGTGTCCTCGCGCGCATCGTCTTATCCAGACTGACGTGGCTGCCGTCATCAACTGGCACCCAGGGGATGCTGCCGGAAGCGCGGGCTGCACTGTCAGCGTTAGCCACTGCAGATTTGCCGGAATCCAGCTTGTTGAACTGGCGCCGAATCTTGTGCGCTTTTGCGATAAGCAGAGAGATGTTTTCAATAGGGGGGAACTTGAACAGCCGCTGCAGGCAGTAGTTTATATCGTTCTCCAGCACTGCACAGCATAGCGACGCCAGCAAACCCAACCTACGATTCAGGCGCACGTACGACATCATGGCCACGGCGAAAAAGTCGACGAGCTCAAACTGGAACTCCGGCAGCCGCTGCCCCTCCAAGGTGGTGGCATGGTGGTCCGCAAAAACTGCGTCCCACAGGCATAACGTTTCGTTCACGTTGAACTCGCGGCTGAATATCAGCCGTATCCACCGCATAAGGAACACGTGAGGCTCCAGCTCGATGTCCTGGAAGTGCTTGAAGAGCGCAGGGTCGTAGTCCTGAAGAGCATGAGGACCACCACCGTCACATGTACAGCCACACCCAGCGATGCCATTTACCTCCATCAGCACGAATAATACAAAAATATACTAAAGTGCGCGGCTTAGATCGCGCTGATGAGTATAGAACGCATTACAGCACTCGGGACAAATACGAACAGCACGCAGTCGCCCGCGGCGTGGGTTGTGATGCCAAACCGTAACCCGGCGAAACCAAAATGGCAATAGATTCACGCAGACACTCATCTTCGCACTTCCTTACCTTCAGTATACGCGAATGAATGAACTTGGTGCGTGCGATAAAAGAATTGTGGGTGTTGTTGGCCTTCGCGCGCCCGGGCAGCGCGACGATGTGAGCCAGGTTGGCGGATCGCACCTCATAACTCTTGATTGACGGCATCTTTGTAGCCGCATTGTCGAACATGAGCTGTATCTCCAGGCACATCAACGCGTCGAAGAGCGTGTAAGCGTCAGCCTCAAGGTCCTTTGCGTCCCCCGAACAGATCTCCGCGAACGCCGAGTCAGCAGTCGAGTCGGCTGGCCTCGCCTGGTCGCGGTAGCACACGATGTAAACGACCGCCAACAACTCATTCATTCCCTGGCGATACGAGATGTAGTCGTGCTCCCTGCTCCAAACAAAGAGCACGTTCTGCAGTGTCTTCCGTACGGACTCGCTTTTGAAAAGGCTCCGCTCCTGATAGGTGCGTTCCACATCCTGCCATATCTCGTCCAGCAGTTCGCGTGAACGCTGGTTCTGCTCCCACGGGTTGCGCTCGACTGGCGCTAGCGGGTGGAACAGCTGTGGGTTCAGCGCCTGCATGCTTTTGAGGTTGTCCTGCCTGTGCTTTTTCACTAGCTCCCAGTAGCGCTCCCTTTTCTGCCTGACTGCTGCGAGCAGTTCTTCCATAGTATCCGCGGTGTACACTCCGAGGAAATAGCCCCAAACGACACGCCGCATATTTTCAATGCCGACTTGCATGGCAGTCACGGACGCGGCCAACCGCTGCATCGCCGCATCGATGCTGCGCTCAGAGTCATCCCCGCCTGAAGAGGAGGCTTCGCTGTCAGAGCTTCCCACTGCACCGTCATCGGCACGCTTCGAGCGCCGCAATATGGCGTCAAAGTCGTCCGATGTGACTCCGCAGTAGCAATCCTCATCGTAGGTTATGTCGTACGTGTCCTCACAGCTTCCATCCATGTTTCGCGATGTACGATACACTGGGGTCAAGAAGTGGCAGAGATACTACTGCATCCGTCGAAGAGTTGTCTTCTGCGTCAACACACGCTTCGACGGCGTACATCAACCCGGCCGCGAATGTGTGGATCCTCGCACGGAAAAAACGTATCGACCCGTTTAATAAATTCGAAGTGCGCACAAAGCGAGTGGAGTGCCTTTAAGGGCTCCAAAACCAACTTAGACACCCCTCTAACACCGGCATACGCTCGATGTGGCCGCCGCACATGGTCGCGGCAAACTTCTCCTGCATTGCGATATGCCTGAAAGCAAAGGCGCGACTTTCTTGCAGCATTTGTAAAAGTCGGAAGCTGCCTAATGTGTAGCATCGCGGTCCTC
It includes:
- a CDS encoding TBC domain containing protein,putative, encoding MDGSCEDTYDITYDEDCYCGVTSDDFDAILRRSKRADDGAVGSSDSEASSSGGDDSERSIDAAMQRLAASVTAMQVGIENMRRVVWGYFLGVYTADTMEELLAAVRQKRERYWELVKKHRQDNLKSMQALNPQLFHPLAPVERNPWEQNQRSRELLDEIWQDVERTYQERSLFKSESVRKTLQNVLFVWSREHDYISYRQGMNELLAVVYIVCYRDQARPADSTADSAFAEICSGDAKDLEADAYTLFDALMCLEIQLMFDNAATKMPSIKSYEVRSANLAHIVALPGRAKANNTHNSFIARTKFIHSRILKDYDPALFKHFQDIELEPHVFLMRWIRLIFSREFNVNETLCLWDAVFADHHATTLEGQRLPEFQFELVDFFAVAMMSYVRLNLLENDINYCLQRLFKFPPIENISLLIAKAHKIRRQFNKLDSGKSAVANADSAARASGSIPWVPVDDGSHVSLDKTMRARTPRAASRTSHEAGRTPYMSLERMDSNASAFASPSESGLSVSTEGLRHALEGVAARIYRLYEEAFAVGRWDCVCLLSFSAATR